The Rhodopirellula islandica genome segment GCTGGACGCAGCCTACGAGCTCGACCAATCCGCCCAAGAGCAACTCGACAACTTCCGTGGTGGCGCCTACGCCGACGTTCAAAAGGTCGGCCCGGACATCCAATGGGAACTTGATCGCCGCCCTCGCGTGTTCCAAAAGTACGGCCGCGAAAAGGTTGACACGTACTGGCGCGACCCCACTGGATCGTTCTCTGGCGTGATCCAAATCGAAATGGAATGGCACCCAACCAAGGATGACGAATCCGCTGACTGGCAGGTCACGCTGTTCCAAATCGAACGCGAATTGCTCGTCGCCCCGGCCATCCTTTAGCGACCACGTCCTGGCAACCTTCCAGGCCCTCACGCCCCCGTCCGATGGGCTCCCAAGCCGTCGACCATTGAAAAAGAAACCCCGACGCGTCAGCAAAGAACGACTTCGCTATCCCCACGACAGCCCCACCTGGGGCGATGTTGGGGAGTTTCGCCCGCAACGAGGTCGTGTGGTTTCTAAACGCCGAGCTCGTCACATCTCGAGAACCCCGCCCGTGAAGAGGTCGGGCAGTTTTTTGGTGCTGCGTTTCGGCGAATTTTCACATTTCACACCTCCCCCGAAACGAACTTTGGGACAGATGTCGAGCGACGCCGTTCAGGCGTACGCAAGGGAGGGGGCCGCGCATGGGAAGCAGTCGGAAAGCGAGCACTCCAGTCGGAATTCCGGACGCATTTGACGAACCAGATCAGATTGGGGTGGCGTCGAAATGGCGGCAGTGCCTACGACCAAGCATCAGGTCGTCTTCCTAGCCGCTTGCCCTTTGACGTTCACTATGCCAGCTCGATCCACCGCTCTCATTTGCACCGTTTCATCGTTGCTGATTTCCGGATTGCTCCTGACCACCCAAACCGGTTGCTTGGGGCTGATGGCCAATCTGATGCACGCCGTCGGGGCGGACCAAGTGCCCGCGGAATGTGAGCTGCTCAAGGATTCCAAGGTTGCTGTCGTGACCTTCACCGATCGCAGCCAGTACAGCGAAGACATCGCTGCTCGGACCCTGTCACGTAAAGTCAGTGACATCCTGCTGAACAAAATCAAAGACATCCGCTTGGTTCGCGAAGACGAAATCCAAGAGTTTCGCGACACACACGGCTGGGAAAACTCGGACTTCCTCGACATCGGCAAGGGGGTCGAAGCGGACAAGGTCCTGGCCATTGAACTGACCGGCATGAAGCTCCGCGAAGGAGCAACGTTGTATCGCGGGTCCGCAGCGGTAACGTTGACGGTTCTGGACGTTGAAACCGAAGCCGTCGTCTTCCGCAAAGAAATCGATGAATTCATGTTCCCTGCGACCGCGGGACAGTACACCAGCGAAACCACGGAATCCAAGTTCCGCAAGCTGTACTTGCAGATGCTCGCCGAACGCATCGGCCGTGTCTTCCACCCGTACGATTTCGCGGACACCATTGCGATGGACGGCAAAATCGCCAGTCAGTGAGCCTCACGGGCAAGATCCTGATGCTTGGCCCAACTGGTTCCTGACCGACCGACGCGGACAGCCCTTTGTCTCTGCAAAGCAACGGCGCTCCGGTCGACAAACTGCTTGGCGTATCTGACAATTCATCTTGATTTGTCACGATTCTCGACCCGCACTCCAACTCAATTGCTATGAAAACGGCTCGTCACGAACTCGTCATTTTGGGCGGTGGCCCAGCCGGTTACGTCGCTGCCATTCGCGCTGCTCAACTGGGCATCGACGTTGCCTGCATCGACGACAACCCTCGCTTCGGCGGGACTTGTGTCCGAGTCGGCTGCATCCCCAGCAAAGCACTGCTGGAATCCAGCCACTTGTACGAAGAAGCCCAACACAAATTTGCTGACCATGGGCTGAACGTCGGCAAGCTGGAGTTGGACCTCAGCGTGATGATGAAACGCAAAGAGAAAATCGTCGAGTCGCTGACCGGTGGCATCGACATGCTCTTCAACCGCCGTGGCGTGACCGCTTACCACGGCCGAGGCATCCTTCGCGACGCAGAAACCGTCGAGATCACGCCCAGCGAAGGGGCCGCCGACGATCAACCGACCTTGGTCTCGGCCGATCAAATCATGCTCTGCCCCGGCAGCGTGCCTGCCCAGCTGCCGTTCGTGGAAGAAGACGGCGATCTCGTTGGCAACAGCACCGCTGCACTCTCCTACCCCGAAGTCCCAGAAGAATTGGTCGTCATCGGCGGCGGTTACATCGGCCTGGAACTCGGCAGCGTTTGGAATCGCTTGGGCAGCCACGTCGTTGTCTTGGAAGCCTTTGACCGAATCATGCCAGGGCTCGATAAAGAGATGGCCACCTTGGCTCATCGCAGCTTCAAAAAACAAGGCATGGACATTCGCACCGGAACCTTTGTCGCCTCCGCCAAAGTGGATCCCAACCCGGGCGACAAGAAACCCTG includes the following:
- the lpdA gene encoding dihydrolipoyl dehydrogenase gives rise to the protein MKTARHELVILGGGPAGYVAAIRAAQLGIDVACIDDNPRFGGTCVRVGCIPSKALLESSHLYEEAQHKFADHGLNVGKLELDLSVMMKRKEKIVESLTGGIDMLFNRRGVTAYHGRGILRDAETVEITPSEGAADDQPTLVSADQIMLCPGSVPAQLPFVEEDGDLVGNSTAALSYPEVPEELVVIGGGYIGLELGSVWNRLGSHVVVLEAFDRIMPGLDKEMATLAHRSFKKQGMDIRTGTFVASAKVDPNPGDKKPCVVEIKDGDPIRCDRVLLATGRAPATKNLGLENAGVKLDERGFIQVNHQFETSVPGIYAIGDCIGGAMLAHKAMEEGVVCVEQMAGIASEMNYEVIPAIVFTHPEIAMVGKTEEELKEAGIDYKKGVCPLGANGRARTLGDIDGRVKVLADATTDRVLGVHIIGPRAGDMIAEAAAAMEFGASSEDIVHTCHAHPTLSEAVHEAAMAIDDRAIHTA